A region from the Leptospirillum ferriphilum ML-04 genome encodes:
- a CDS encoding GHMP kinase, which yields MIITRTPFRISFFGGGTDYPTWFREHGGQVLATSINKYCYISCRYLPPFFDHKHRIVYSRIENVKNVNEIEHPAIRGVLSWLNWEQGLEIHHDGDLPARSGLGSSSSFTVGLINSLLALRGERISKKDLGQKAIFVEQDVIQEHVGSQDQISAAYGGFNKIRFHQNGDFSVEPVIIASQRQEELQRHIMLFFTGISRNAPEIAKSKIDNFKDRTTELKTLNNMVDEGMSILLSKNSPISDFGRLLHEGWMLKRSLSDKVSNAFVDQVYDTARKNGALGGKILGAGGGGFFLIFAPPEKQNGIREALKDLIHVPIRFEFGGSQVVLYQPDGLG from the coding sequence TTTTCGGTGGCGGAACAGACTACCCGACATGGTTCAGGGAACACGGAGGCCAGGTTCTGGCGACATCTATCAACAAATACTGCTATATCAGTTGCCGATATCTCCCTCCCTTCTTCGATCACAAACACAGGATTGTCTACTCCCGGATCGAGAACGTCAAAAATGTCAATGAGATAGAGCATCCGGCCATCCGGGGGGTTCTTTCCTGGCTGAACTGGGAGCAAGGGCTTGAGATTCATCATGACGGGGACCTCCCCGCTCGCTCCGGATTGGGTTCGAGTTCTTCTTTTACCGTAGGGTTAATCAATTCGTTGCTAGCCCTTCGAGGGGAACGGATTTCCAAAAAAGATTTGGGACAAAAAGCGATTTTCGTTGAGCAGGATGTGATCCAGGAACATGTCGGCTCCCAGGATCAGATCTCTGCTGCTTATGGAGGGTTCAACAAGATCCGTTTCCATCAAAACGGGGATTTTTCTGTCGAACCGGTGATCATCGCTTCTCAGCGCCAGGAAGAACTCCAGCGTCATATAATGTTGTTCTTTACGGGAATTTCAAGAAACGCCCCTGAAATCGCCAAATCAAAAATTGATAACTTCAAGGATAGAACCACAGAGCTGAAAACACTGAACAATATGGTGGATGAGGGGATGTCCATCCTTCTTTCCAAAAACTCCCCTATTTCCGACTTCGGTCGCTTGCTTCACGAAGGATGGATGCTGAAAAGAAGTCTTTCGGACAAGGTTTCCAACGCCTTCGTCGACCAAGTCTACGATACGGCCAGAAAAAATGGAGCGCTTGGGGGAAAGATCCTGGGCGCGGGCGGAGGTGGTTTCTTTCTCATTTTTGCTCCACCCGAAAAACAGAATGGAATTCGAGAAGCGTTGAAAGATCTGATCCATGTTCCCATCCGATTTGAATTCGGGGGCTCTCAAGTGGTTCTCTACCAACCGGATGGTCTGGGTTAA
- a CDS encoding glucosyltransferase domain-containing protein, protein MKSNSYLKNIIKQWDALNLKDKSLIVASLLAVIFSYLPTLEFDYVTQDQWRAFRYSILPQSPSFRAKACIDMLSHFYPLTGRPFVWLGECVEHSFVAKISDFIYLRPFVLTVVLITVLYLGKILGLLMRNLAIGIAVASIFVLAPGYSFMYLQSMPALMVLGSILLAGASFENLEKKLGGRGEIPARKLHYLITPFLFFISACMIYPAWAFIVIPLAMIQFGFNDQNPIKDKVRKFVSILLSYFIFSLIYYLIVKIFLVIIKLKYGSIQDLGDYTVSMQLSPQTLWTRIKEATNYFYMMPPSNFYTPHGITILLLSLYSFYIAKTMTKEQGRSNVATFLLSIFFFLFNFIFFYASISPWLFSHMSALSTRHLIPWYLLFSAMFLGMIWKIFQSFNKITNYYAVFIIAFIIFPIAANQNKLSFLEAEVSGIEIETMRLAIGKWLDEKGYLYSRFLLVVLPSQARLAYVERLFGKNFIAGENTVLSSSQNPVSLPWMFNALLRERNDHPMGKKIDLTYCAFDQTCTESNLLNGKVVLELTYGNKLIQSSTIPYIINLSYLTSKPVNPIFKKLSKFTKKPTGQMRLLQNNKSLP, encoded by the coding sequence ATGAAATCCAATTCATATCTAAAAAATATAATAAAACAATGGGATGCTTTGAATCTTAAGGATAAATCTTTAATTGTTGCTTCCTTGTTGGCTGTAATTTTCTCATATTTGCCAACACTGGAATTCGATTATGTTACTCAAGATCAATGGAGAGCATTTAGATATTCAATACTCCCTCAATCACCTTCTTTCCGAGCAAAAGCATGTATCGATATGTTAAGCCATTTTTATCCTCTAACGGGGAGGCCTTTTGTCTGGTTGGGCGAATGTGTTGAACATAGTTTCGTTGCAAAAATTAGTGATTTTATATATTTGAGGCCATTTGTTTTAACGGTTGTTCTTATCACAGTCCTTTATCTTGGAAAAATATTAGGCTTGTTAATGAGAAATCTTGCGATAGGCATAGCAGTAGCCAGCATTTTCGTATTAGCCCCAGGATACTCATTTATGTATCTTCAAAGCATGCCCGCCTTAATGGTTCTTGGGTCAATCTTATTGGCAGGAGCCTCATTTGAAAACTTAGAAAAAAAGCTAGGAGGAAGAGGAGAAATTCCGGCTAGAAAATTACACTACCTTATTACTCCTTTTTTATTTTTTATCTCAGCCTGCATGATATACCCTGCATGGGCTTTTATTGTAATCCCGCTTGCGATGATACAATTTGGCTTTAATGATCAGAATCCTATCAAAGATAAAGTACGAAAATTCGTTTCAATTCTTTTATCATATTTTATTTTTTCATTAATTTATTATTTAATAGTTAAAATTTTTCTAGTAATTATTAAATTAAAATATGGAAGCATTCAAGATTTAGGTGATTATACTGTATCTATGCAATTAAGTCCGCAAACTTTATGGACTAGAATAAAAGAAGCTACTAATTACTTTTATATGATGCCTCCTTCAAATTTTTATACCCCTCATGGAATTACAATTCTGCTTCTTTCTCTGTACTCATTCTACATTGCTAAAACGATGACCAAAGAGCAAGGAAGATCAAATGTTGCAACATTTTTATTAAGTATTTTTTTCTTTTTATTCAATTTCATATTTTTTTATGCATCAATATCTCCTTGGCTATTCAGTCATATGAGCGCTCTAAGCACCCGACATTTGATACCTTGGTATTTGTTGTTTTCTGCAATGTTTCTAGGAATGATCTGGAAAATATTTCAATCTTTTAATAAGATAACAAATTATTATGCAGTCTTTATTATTGCTTTTATCATTTTTCCTATTGCTGCTAATCAAAATAAACTCTCATTTTTAGAAGCTGAAGTCTCAGGGATCGAGATTGAAACAATGCGGTTAGCCATAGGAAAATGGTTGGATGAAAAAGGGTATCTTTACAGCCGATTTTTGTTGGTTGTTTTGCCTAGCCAGGCTAGACTGGCTTATGTTGAAAGACTTTTTGGAAAAAACTTTATAGCCGGAGAGAATACTGTTTTATCTAGCTCACAAAATCCTGTTAGTCTTCCTTGGATGTTTAATGCATTACTTAGAGAGAGAAATGACCATCCAATGGGTAAAAAAATAGATTTAACATATTGTGCATTTGATCAAACTTGTACTGAATCAAATCTATTAAATGGGAAAGTAGTTCTTGAATTGACATATGGAAATAAATTAATACAATCTAGCACTATTCCTTACATTATTAATCTTTCCTACTTAACTTCCAAGCCTGTTAATCCAATTTTTAAAAAACTTTCAAAATTTACAAAAAAACCTACGGGACAAATGAGGTTGTTGCAAAACAATAAATCGCTACCATAG
- a CDS encoding transposase: MFHIPPTRRDQEEGDDAGHRHRKIRFRSPRGGRTGPDSPPSVTRARLLETVSKLSPCTIGMEDCGGAHHGAREFEKTGHTVKRMHAKYVKPSVKTHKNNGRDTEAICEAVTRPTMRFVPIKMVARQELSALLSAGMIYVL, encoded by the coding sequence ATGTTCCATATCCCTCCAACGAGGAGGGATCAAGAGGAAGGTGACGATGCTGGGCATCGACATCGCAAAATCCGTTTTCGCTCTCCACGGGGTGGACGAACGGGGCCGGACAGTCCTCCGAGCGTAACCCGGGCCCGGCTTCTGGAGACGGTTTCGAAGCTTTCCCCCTGCACCATCGGCATGGAGGACTGCGGAGGCGCACACCACGGGGCCCGGGAGTTCGAAAAGACGGGGCACACGGTCAAGAGGATGCACGCCAAATACGTGAAACCGTCCGTCAAGACCCACAAGAACAACGGGCGGGACACGGAAGCCATCTGCGAGGCCGTGACCCGGCCCACGATGCGGTTCGTGCCGATCAAGATGGTAGCCCGGCAGGAACTGTCCGCCCTCCTGTCAGCAGGAATGATATATGTCCTGTAA
- a CDS encoding GDP-L-fucose synthase family protein — MSLTKNSRILVLGASGMIGSACVRWLKLHGYDKIESPSRSELDLFSMENVRHYFHSHSPEFIILAAGRVGGIIENSTRGFDLLRDNLIIQQNVILSAIQSGVEKCVYFGSSCMYPRQAEQPMKEDFLLTGKPEETSLPYAISKLSGVHMCLSYNKQFGKSLFLPVIPNSTYGPQDDFDPKTAHVLSSLLFRFHHARKTNASEVTLWGSGNPRREFIFSEDVASAVFYLLENAPATDMPLNIGSGKDYSIRELAEAIKDITGFRGSIKWDTSKPDGAPRKLLDSSRINALGWKPVTSLKNGIQKTYDWFLENELPIQKGSSS; from the coding sequence ATGAGTCTGACAAAAAACAGCCGCATCCTGGTTCTCGGAGCATCCGGAATGATTGGTTCCGCGTGTGTTCGATGGCTGAAACTTCATGGATACGACAAGATTGAATCCCCTTCACGAAGCGAACTTGACCTGTTTTCGATGGAGAATGTCCGTCATTATTTTCACTCCCACTCTCCGGAGTTCATCATCCTCGCGGCCGGAAGGGTCGGAGGGATTATCGAAAACTCCACTCGCGGATTCGATCTCTTGCGGGACAATCTGATCATCCAGCAAAATGTCATCCTTTCCGCGATTCAGTCGGGCGTGGAGAAATGTGTTTATTTCGGCTCATCCTGCATGTATCCACGCCAGGCGGAACAGCCGATGAAAGAAGATTTCCTTTTGACCGGAAAACCGGAAGAGACCAGTCTTCCCTACGCAATTTCAAAGCTCTCCGGTGTGCACATGTGCCTGTCCTACAACAAACAGTTCGGAAAGTCTCTTTTCCTCCCTGTCATCCCGAACAGCACCTATGGCCCTCAGGACGACTTTGATCCCAAAACTGCCCACGTCCTCTCTTCTCTCCTTTTTCGATTCCATCATGCACGCAAGACAAACGCTTCGGAAGTAACCCTTTGGGGATCGGGGAATCCCCGGAGAGAATTCATTTTTTCCGAGGATGTTGCATCGGCAGTCTTCTATCTGCTTGAAAATGCTCCGGCAACGGATATGCCTTTGAACATCGGATCCGGTAAAGACTACTCCATCCGGGAACTGGCGGAAGCGATAAAGGATATTACGGGTTTTCGGGGATCTATCAAGTGGGACACATCGAAACCTGACGGGGCGCCCAGAAAACTCCTTGACAGCTCCCGGATCAATGCTCTCGGATGGAAACCTGTCACTTCGCTCAAAAACGGGATTCAAAAGACATATGACTGGTTTCTCGAAAATGAGCTTCCGATACAGAAAGGATCAAGTTCATGA
- a CDS encoding DegT/DnrJ/EryC1/StrS family aminotransferase — MYYELARSSWGPEEIEAIEEIVKKGFFTMGENVRKFEEAFAQKFGSRYAVMLNSGSSANLIGVAALFFRKNNPLQRGDEVIVPAISWATTYHPLQQYGLKLKFVDVELESLNMDVSQLEKALTPKTRMVVAVNILGNPCALDTLRDFCNRHGLILFEDNCESMGATLNNKQCGTFGDIGTFSFFFSHHISTMEGGIALTNDLETFHLMRSLRAHGWTRDIPADSPIFDKKDQDFFEAYRFILPGYNVRPLELSGAIGLRQLEKLDAMVETRRKNASLFQKLFQGDDRFILQRENGRSSWFAFTVILNPSKGLDRKKIMRALKDADIGYRIITGGNFLRHDAIKYYDYDIVGQIKNADIAHDWGFFVGNHPVDLSEQIQTFHTVLTRAAGGH; from the coding sequence ATGTACTACGAACTGGCAAGAAGCTCCTGGGGACCGGAAGAAATCGAGGCCATTGAAGAAATCGTAAAAAAGGGTTTCTTCACCATGGGCGAAAACGTCCGCAAGTTCGAGGAGGCGTTTGCCCAGAAATTCGGCTCCCGTTATGCGGTTATGCTGAATTCCGGGTCGAGCGCAAATCTGATCGGCGTCGCCGCCCTGTTTTTCCGAAAAAACAATCCGCTGCAGCGTGGAGATGAAGTCATTGTGCCGGCCATTTCGTGGGCCACGACCTATCATCCGCTCCAGCAATACGGACTTAAGCTAAAGTTCGTGGACGTCGAGCTTGAATCCCTGAATATGGACGTCTCCCAGCTGGAAAAGGCCCTGACCCCCAAGACGCGCATGGTGGTGGCGGTCAACATTCTGGGGAATCCCTGCGCCCTGGACACTCTTCGCGACTTCTGCAACCGGCATGGACTGATTCTCTTCGAAGACAATTGCGAATCCATGGGAGCGACCCTGAATAACAAACAATGCGGAACCTTTGGCGATATTGGAACATTCAGCTTTTTCTTTTCCCACCACATCTCGACCATGGAAGGCGGAATCGCACTTACAAACGATCTGGAAACCTTTCACCTGATGCGCTCTCTTCGGGCCCACGGATGGACGCGCGACATTCCTGCCGACTCTCCGATTTTTGATAAGAAAGACCAGGATTTTTTTGAGGCCTACCGCTTCATCCTTCCCGGATACAATGTTCGCCCGCTGGAGCTCTCGGGCGCGATCGGCCTCAGGCAACTCGAGAAACTCGACGCAATGGTCGAGACGCGACGCAAGAACGCCTCGCTGTTCCAGAAGCTATTCCAGGGTGACGACCGTTTCATCTTGCAAAGGGAAAACGGTCGCAGTTCCTGGTTCGCTTTCACGGTCATCCTGAACCCCTCCAAAGGGTTGGACCGGAAAAAAATCATGCGTGCCCTGAAAGATGCGGATATCGGTTACCGGATCATCACCGGAGGGAATTTTCTTCGGCATGATGCGATCAAATACTATGACTACGACATCGTCGGTCAAATCAAGAACGCGGATATCGCCCATGATTGGGGCTTCTTTGTCGGCAACCATCCGGTCGATCTTTCCGAACAGATACAGACCTTCCATACTGTCTTGACTCGGGCTGCCGGAGGTCACTGA
- a CDS encoding alpha-ketoacid dehydrogenase subunit beta: protein MPWDEALVDQVAKKQKVEDQNGRIMTYIEALREALVLAMERDPKVFLLGQGVDDPGGMFGVTKDLHVKFGRERVFDTPLSEEAMTGVCVGSAMQGMRPVYFHNRPDFILLTFNQLVNHATKIHFMDNGQTKVPMVIWAAIGRGWGSGAQHSQAIQGLLLSVPGLRIVMPSTPADAKGLMLSSIEDNNPVLIFEHRWLMKRKGAVPEGYYTIPFGKGVYRRTGTDLTIVGTSHAIDLAMEASDSLRGEGITADVIDLRTLKPLDDGVILESLQKTGKLLVVDTGWSMGGACAEIMAVALEKGFSSLKAAPVRIGLPDVPTPAGYTLEQFYYPTASRMAETIRKLANCRS, encoded by the coding sequence ATGCCGTGGGATGAAGCGCTTGTCGATCAGGTAGCCAAGAAACAAAAAGTGGAAGACCAGAATGGTCGCATCATGACCTATATCGAAGCCCTCCGGGAGGCTCTTGTTCTGGCCATGGAAAGGGACCCGAAGGTTTTCCTGCTCGGTCAGGGGGTCGATGACCCCGGTGGGATGTTCGGTGTCACCAAGGACCTTCATGTCAAGTTTGGGAGAGAAAGAGTTTTCGACACCCCCTTGTCCGAAGAAGCGATGACAGGAGTGTGTGTCGGTTCCGCCATGCAGGGCATGAGACCCGTTTATTTTCACAACAGACCGGACTTCATCCTGTTGACGTTCAATCAGCTGGTCAACCATGCCACCAAGATCCATTTTATGGACAATGGGCAAACAAAAGTGCCGATGGTCATCTGGGCGGCCATCGGACGCGGCTGGGGGTCCGGAGCCCAGCACTCCCAGGCCATCCAGGGTCTTCTTTTGAGCGTTCCGGGTCTCAGGATCGTGATGCCGTCAACTCCTGCTGACGCCAAGGGACTGATGCTTTCTTCGATTGAAGACAACAATCCCGTCCTGATCTTTGAGCATCGATGGCTCATGAAACGAAAGGGTGCTGTTCCGGAGGGGTACTACACTATCCCCTTCGGAAAAGGAGTCTATCGCAGGACCGGGACCGATCTGACAATCGTGGGAACCTCTCACGCCATCGACCTGGCAATGGAAGCCTCCGATTCCCTCCGGGGTGAAGGTATTACAGCCGATGTCATTGATCTTCGCACGCTCAAGCCGCTGGACGATGGGGTCATCCTGGAATCTCTTCAAAAAACCGGCAAACTGCTTGTCGTCGATACAGGATGGTCCATGGGAGGAGCGTGCGCGGAAATTATGGCGGTCGCCTTGGAAAAGGGCTTTTCCTCTCTGAAGGCTGCTCCTGTCCGGATAGGACTTCCGGATGTGCCGACACCTGCCGGATATACTCTCGAACAGTTTTACTATCCGACAGCGTCCCGTATGGCGGAAACAATTCGGAAACTGGCAAACTGCCGATCCTGA
- a CDS encoding glycosyltransferase family 2 protein, producing the protein MKSSLLVMTLNEINGMKAIMPRVDRTWVDQIIVVDGGSTDGTIEWAIENGYQVYVQKERGFRHAYTEVWPLVSGDIVITFSPDGNSIPELIPDLIAKMKEGFDMVIVSRYLKGAKSEDDDIVTGFGNWLFTKTVNLLHGGNYTDVMVIYRAYKKNLVQELGLNRDDAYNLPETLFRTKISWEPLLSVRAAKSRLKVTEIPGDEPARIGGERKLKVIKWGAAYYFQFIRETWFWKSKR; encoded by the coding sequence ATGAAATCTAGCCTATTGGTCATGACTCTCAATGAAATTAATGGAATGAAAGCCATCATGCCTCGTGTCGACAGGACCTGGGTCGACCAAATCATCGTTGTCGATGGAGGATCGACCGACGGAACGATAGAATGGGCAATAGAAAACGGTTATCAGGTTTACGTTCAGAAAGAACGGGGTTTTCGACATGCATATACGGAGGTCTGGCCACTTGTGTCAGGAGATATAGTAATCACATTCAGCCCCGATGGGAATTCGATACCGGAACTTATTCCGGACTTGATTGCAAAGATGAAAGAAGGATTCGATATGGTGATCGTTTCACGTTATTTAAAGGGAGCCAAAAGCGAAGATGATGATATCGTTACCGGCTTCGGAAACTGGCTGTTCACCAAAACAGTTAATTTGCTTCATGGTGGAAACTATACAGATGTCATGGTGATCTATCGGGCGTACAAAAAAAACTTGGTGCAAGAACTCGGGTTGAATCGTGACGATGCATACAACCTTCCCGAAACCCTCTTCAGGACAAAGATTAGTTGGGAACCTCTTCTTTCTGTTCGTGCAGCGAAGTCAAGACTAAAAGTAACTGAAATTCCTGGCGATGAACCAGCAAGGATTGGAGGGGAAAGAAAATTGAAAGTGATCAAGTGGGGTGCTGCTTACTATTTTCAGTTTATTAGAGAAACTTGGTTTTGGAAATCAAAGAGATGA
- a CDS encoding TVP38/TMEM64 family protein: MSLLLKSFKTKRGLRRFIGPKRIVVLFVLLLGVIWVWDQYNNGNLSPEIIRHYRIHHPILAVFLFVLVYAVSVIFTLPTLPLNLAAGFFWGGVLGGIYTAVGVTIGGWISFLVARFLIGQPLAKKFDNNLLNFIQNEFKINGWKFLAFIRINPIIPTGPLNYLLGLTSITNRLFVWTTFVFLIPPSIAMAYIGETLQTFSLHQSAVKEAIRVFLGISGAVTALFAIRFMSRFLKKKAENL; the protein is encoded by the coding sequence ATGTCATTGCTTTTAAAATCCTTTAAGACCAAACGCGGTCTGCGTCGGTTCATCGGCCCCAAGCGAATCGTTGTTCTTTTTGTCTTGTTGTTAGGCGTCATTTGGGTGTGGGATCAATACAATAATGGCAATCTAAGTCCGGAAATCATTCGACATTACAGAATTCATCACCCGATACTTGCAGTGTTTTTGTTTGTTCTTGTTTATGCAGTGTCGGTTATTTTTACGCTTCCTACCCTTCCTCTCAATCTTGCCGCGGGTTTTTTCTGGGGGGGGGTCTTGGGTGGAATTTATACCGCGGTGGGGGTCACGATTGGAGGGTGGATATCATTTCTGGTCGCTCGCTTTTTGATAGGTCAACCCCTTGCAAAAAAATTCGATAATAACTTGCTCAATTTTATTCAGAATGAGTTTAAAATTAATGGTTGGAAATTTCTCGCTTTCATTCGGATCAACCCAATCATCCCAACGGGTCCTTTAAATTACCTATTGGGACTCACATCCATAACGAACCGATTGTTTGTTTGGACAACTTTTGTTTTCCTCATTCCTCCCTCCATCGCGATGGCCTATATCGGTGAAACTCTTCAAACGTTTTCGCTCCACCAATCAGCAGTGAAGGAAGCGATTCGTGTTTTTCTAGGGATTTCAGGCGCTGTGACGGCCTTGTTCGCAATCAGATTCATGTCTCGTTTTCTTAAAAAGAAGGCCGAAAATTTATGA
- a CDS encoding nucleotidyltransferase family protein, whose protein sequence is MEAIVLVGGLGTRLREVIPNLPKPMAPVNGRPFLEYLLEFWIRQGIDHVVMATGYKHEVIQNHFGKCYGSLSIDYSIEETLLGTGGAIFKSMEMLRENNPFFVLNGDTYFPIDTAKFMKFHQMRKSDMTLVLRTMPEAKRYGSVSIAEDGKILEFRPPGHGIPPFMINAGTYLCNKDFLEEVQQNRNRPNPVSLESDLFPSWISNKKSFYGWPTSGDFIDIGIPEDYRKCQDMFRTIKDINSIRETR, encoded by the coding sequence ATGGAAGCGATTGTTCTTGTCGGCGGACTGGGAACCCGGCTTAGAGAGGTCATCCCCAATCTTCCAAAACCGATGGCCCCGGTCAACGGACGCCCGTTTCTGGAATACCTCCTGGAATTCTGGATCAGGCAGGGAATTGATCATGTTGTAATGGCAACCGGATACAAGCATGAGGTTATCCAAAACCACTTTGGAAAGTGTTACGGCTCCCTTTCCATAGATTACTCGATCGAAGAAACTCTTCTCGGAACGGGAGGAGCCATTTTTAAGTCTATGGAAATGCTCCGGGAGAATAACCCCTTCTTCGTCTTGAACGGCGACACTTATTTTCCAATTGATACTGCAAAGTTTATGAAGTTTCATCAGATGCGAAAGTCCGATATGACACTGGTCCTGAGAACAATGCCGGAAGCAAAACGTTATGGCTCCGTCTCCATAGCTGAGGATGGAAAAATCCTGGAATTCCGCCCACCCGGACATGGGATCCCTCCATTTATGATCAATGCCGGAACATATCTCTGCAACAAAGATTTTTTGGAAGAAGTTCAACAAAACAGAAATAGGCCCAACCCAGTCTCTCTGGAATCCGACCTTTTTCCGTCATGGATATCAAACAAGAAGAGCTTTTACGGATGGCCGACTTCTGGGGATTTTATTGACATCGGAATCCCCGAGGATTACCGGAAGTGTCAGGACATGTTTCGAACAATCAAGGACATCAATTCAATCAGGGAGACTCGATGA
- a CDS encoding NAD-dependent epimerase/dehydratase family protein, producing the protein MKEKILVTGGAGYLGSNLVPELLNNGYEVTVIDNFMYKQNSLAHVCAHPDFRVVKGDVRIPATMQPLLKEADIIIPLAALVGAPLCSRDPVGATTTNRDAIFWMLDNLSKDQKVLMPTTNSAYGSGDENNFCTEESPLNPISHYAVEKVEVEKRLMEHPSAISFRLATVFGMAPRMRIDLLVNDFTYRAVYDRFVVLFESHFKRNYIHNRDVTRAFLHGLKNFSAMKGQIFNVGLSDANVSKKELCQAIQKHVSSFTFLEAPVGKDPDQRNYIVSNAKIEKTGYKPIYSLDAGIKELVKGFTMISNTKYGNV; encoded by the coding sequence ATGAAAGAAAAGATTCTTGTGACAGGGGGTGCCGGATATCTGGGATCGAACCTCGTTCCTGAGTTGCTGAACAATGGATACGAGGTGACCGTCATCGACAATTTCATGTATAAACAAAATAGCCTGGCCCATGTCTGTGCCCATCCGGACTTTCGGGTTGTCAAAGGCGATGTGCGTATACCTGCCACCATGCAACCATTGCTGAAAGAGGCCGATATTATTATTCCTCTGGCCGCTCTCGTTGGAGCCCCCTTATGTTCCCGCGACCCTGTCGGAGCTACAACCACAAACCGGGATGCGATTTTCTGGATGCTGGACAATCTGTCCAAAGACCAGAAGGTCTTGATGCCGACCACGAACAGCGCCTATGGTTCAGGCGATGAAAACAATTTTTGTACGGAAGAGTCTCCGCTGAATCCGATATCTCATTACGCAGTAGAAAAAGTGGAAGTCGAAAAACGCCTGATGGAACACCCTTCTGCGATCAGTTTCCGACTGGCGACCGTGTTCGGCATGGCACCCCGGATGCGCATCGATCTTTTAGTGAACGATTTTACGTATCGCGCGGTTTATGACCGATTTGTCGTTCTCTTTGAGAGTCACTTCAAGCGCAACTATATTCATAACCGGGATGTGACCAGAGCTTTTCTGCATGGACTGAAAAACTTCTCCGCCATGAAAGGCCAGATCTTTAACGTAGGCCTGTCGGACGCCAATGTCTCGAAGAAAGAGTTGTGTCAGGCCATTCAGAAACACGTTTCTTCCTTCACCTTCCTTGAGGCTCCGGTCGGGAAAGATCCTGATCAAAGGAACTACATCGTTTCCAATGCCAAGATTGAAAAAACGGGTTACAAGCCGATTTATTCCCTGGATGCGGGCATCAAAGAACTGGTGAAGGGATTTACGATGATTTCTAATACGAAGTATGGAAATGTTTAA
- a CDS encoding thiamine pyrophosphate-dependent dehydrogenase E1 component subunit alpha — MIKFAYQGSGWKNWQDKIGQYDSQFLVGLYENMLRIRRIEEGIESRYHEDQMKTPIHLVIGMEASSVGSCAALDKRDLLFCGHRTHGQYLAKGGDLRKMMAEFFCRSTGSAGSRGGSMHLLDKSVGMEGSSAIVGGAVPIAVGAALAIQMKKEKRVVALFFGDAATEEGVVWESLNFAALKKLPILFICENNFYSVCSPLEFRQPPGVEIHKKAAAFGVPSQCVDGTNVLDVFEAVRIAKDRAMTGQGPSFIETRSYRWRGHGGAGDDSHTGYRDPEEVKAWQKYCPIDTFSKELKSRGILTESTVQQIEERIKVEFDEAFLYGQNSPDPVENDLYRHVYSD, encoded by the coding sequence ATGATCAAATTTGCCTACCAGGGGTCAGGCTGGAAAAACTGGCAAGACAAGATCGGACAATATGACAGCCAGTTTCTTGTAGGATTGTATGAAAACATGCTTCGAATCCGGCGCATTGAAGAGGGGATTGAATCCCGTTATCACGAAGACCAGATGAAAACCCCGATCCATCTTGTGATCGGCATGGAAGCCTCCTCTGTCGGCAGCTGCGCCGCATTGGACAAAAGAGACCTCCTTTTTTGCGGTCACAGGACACACGGACAATACCTTGCAAAAGGGGGGGATCTGAGGAAAATGATGGCGGAATTCTTTTGTCGCTCCACCGGAAGCGCCGGATCTCGTGGTGGTTCGATGCATCTCCTGGACAAATCCGTCGGAATGGAAGGTTCCTCTGCCATTGTCGGTGGAGCTGTTCCCATCGCCGTCGGAGCCGCTCTGGCAATCCAGATGAAAAAAGAAAAACGTGTCGTCGCCCTGTTTTTTGGAGACGCTGCCACGGAAGAAGGGGTTGTCTGGGAAAGCTTGAACTTTGCTGCGCTCAAGAAGCTTCCGATCCTTTTCATCTGTGAAAACAATTTTTACTCCGTTTGTTCTCCTCTCGAGTTTCGTCAGCCCCCTGGCGTAGAAATCCATAAAAAAGCCGCGGCTTTTGGAGTCCCAAGCCAATGCGTGGATGGAACGAATGTTCTCGATGTCTTCGAAGCCGTCCGTATTGCCAAAGATCGGGCAATGACCGGTCAAGGCCCCTCTTTCATCGAAACCCGAAGCTATCGCTGGCGGGGGCATGGAGGAGCCGGCGATGACAGTCATACCGGTTATCGGGACCCGGAGGAAGTCAAAGCCTGGCAGAAATATTGCCCGATCGACACCTTTAGTAAGGAACTTAAATCCCGGGGAATTCTGACGGAGAGCACAGTTCAGCAGATCGAAGAAAGAATTAAGGTCGAATTCGACGAAGCCTTTCTTTATGGGCAAAACAGTCCGGATCCCGTCGAAAACGACCTGTACCGTCATGTGTATAGTGATTGA